The genomic stretch AATATTACGACGAATTGGTGCCGCTGTTCAAAACCGGCAAGCTTACCCCCGACAGCGTGATCGCCCAGGGCACGGCGCCGCACACGGTCGGCTATGTCGAGGCGCAGGACTCCAAGACCTTCGCCAAGGCGCCGACCAACTGGTTCACCATGGTGCCGACCATCTACAACGCCGACACACTCGGCATCCGCCCCGACCTCGTCGGCCGCGACATCACCAGCTGGGCCGACATCATGGACCCGGCCTTCAAGGGCAAGACCGCCATCCTCAACATCCCGTCCATCGGCATCATGGATGCCGCCATGATCATGGAAGCCTCCGGCAACATCAAATATGCCGACAAGGGCAACATGACCAAGGACGAGATCGACAAGACGATCGACTTCCTGATCAAGGCCAAGCAGGGCGGCCAGTTCCGCGCCTTCTGGAAATCCTTCGACGAGAGCGTCAATCTGATGGCGTCGGGCGAAGTGGTCATCCAGTCCATGTGGTCGCCGGCGGTGGCCGCCGTGCGCTCCAAGGGCATTGCCTGCCGCTTCCAGCCGCTCAAGGAAGGCTACCGCTCCTGGGGCGGCGGCCTCGGCCTTGCCGCCCACCTCAAGGGCGCCGAACTCGACGCTGCCTATGAATACATCAACTGGTACACGTCGGGCTGGGTCGGCGGCTACCTCAACCGCCAGGGCTACTACTCAGCCAACATGGTCTCGGCCAAGAAGTTCATGACCGAGGACGAGTGGGGCTACTGGATCGAAGGCAAGCCGGCCAAGGGCGAGATCAAGGCGCCGGACGGCACGGTCATGGAAAAAGCCGGCGCCGTGCGCGATGGCGGCTCCTTCGAGGAGCGCATGGGCAAGGTCGCCTGCTGGAACTCGGTGATGGACGAGGACCGCTACATGGTGAAGCGCTGGAACGAATTCATCGCGGCGTAAGGAACAAGCGCCCTCCTCTTCCCTTCTCCCCTTAGCGGGAGAAGGGCACGCGGTTCAGGCCGCATAGCCAAACCCGAGAGCCTTGATGACAGTTGCGCTCGAACGTCCTGCAATCGCTGCCGCCAGGCCAGTGAGACGCCGCCGCTTATCGCTCGGCGCCGTCACGCCCTATCTGCAGTCGGCTCCGCTGGCGCTGATCCTCGGCGCGTTCCTGCTTTTGCCGATCATCATGATCGTCGTCGTGTCCTTCTGGGATTACGACTTCGCCGCCATGTATCCGGATTTCCTGACAACCAACTATTCCGACGTGCTCGGCTCCTGGGTCACCTGGAAGACCTATCTCAACACCATCAAATTCGCGGCCATCGTCTGGGCGCTGACCTTGTTCATCGGCTTCTGGGTCGCCTATTTCCTCGCCTTCCACATCCGCACCACGGCCATGCAGATGGTGCTGTTCCTGGTCTGCACCGTGCCGTTCCTGACCTCCAACATCATCCGCATGATCTCGTGGATCCCGGTGCTCGGCCGCAACGGGCTGATCAACTCGACGCTGGTGCATATGGGCCTGGTGCCAAAACCCATCGAATGGCTGCTCTATTCCGAATTCGCGGTCGTGCTGGCCATGGTGCATCTCTACACGCTGTTCATGGTGACGCCGATCTTCAACACGCTGATGCGCATCGACCGCTCGCTGGTCGAGGCCGCGCGCGACGCCGGCGCCTCCGGCCGGCAGGTGCTGTGGAACGTCATCCTTCCGCTGGCCAAGCCAGGCATGGCGATCGGCACCATCTTCGTGGTCACGCTGGTGATGGCCGATTTCTCCACCGTGCAGGTGATGTCGGGTGGCCAGAGCGCATCCGTTGCGCTGATGATGAAGAACCAGATGTCGCTGCTGCAGTACCCGGCCGCCGCCGCCAACGCCGTGGTGCTTTTGGTGCTCGTGCTGTTGATGGTCGCCGGCATCCTGCGCATCGTCGATATCCGCCGGGAGCTTTGATGTGAGCCACGAGAAACGCACTCTCGAATTCTATGTACTGGCGGCCTTCTTCGCGCTGTTCGTGCTGTTCCTCTACGGCCCGCTGTCGGCGATCCTGATCCTGTCCTTCCAGGGCGAGACCGGCGGCCTCACCTTCCCGCTCAACGGCGTTTCGCTGCACTGGTTCGCCAATCTGTTCGAGCGGCAGGCGGTCGGCGATTTCGGCGGCAGCTTCAAGCGCTCGCTGGTGCTCGGCCTGATGGTGATGGTCGTCACCGTCGTGGTGTCGCTGCTGGCAGGCCTTGCGTTCCGGCAGAAATTTCGCGGCGCCACCGCCCTGTTCTATCTGGCGGTCGCCAGTCTCGTCGTGCCTTCCATCATCATTTCGCTCGGCATCGGCGTGGTCTTCCAGCAGGTGGGCTTGCGCCCGGCCTGGTATACGTCGGCCTTCGGCGCGCATCTGACCTGGACCTTGCCGTTCGGCGTGCTCATCATGTTCGCCGTCTTCAACCGCTTCTCACCGGCCTACGAAGAGGCCGCGCGCGATCTCGGCGCCACCTCCTGGCAAACCTTCATTCATGTCGTGCTGCCGATGATCGCGCCGAGCCTGATTGGGGTCGGCCTGTTCGGCTTCACGCTCTCCTATGACGAGTTCGCCCGCACGCTGATGACTTCGGGAACCTTCAACACGCTGCCGCTCGAGATATATGGCATGACCACCAACGTCACGACGCCGGTGCTCTACGCGCTGGGCACGGTGACAACCGTGTTTTCCTTCCTGGTGATCCTGGCGACGCTGGGCGCCATCCTCTACGTCGGCCGCCGCCGGGCGAGAGCGTGACTGTGAAGATCCTGGTGGTGAATCCCAACACGACGGCGAGCATGACCGAGACGATCGCCGCGGCCGCGCGCGGCGTTGCCGGCGTCTCGACCGAAATCGTCGCCGTCACCTCGTCAACGGGACCGGCCTCGATCGAAGGCTATTATGACGAGGCTCTGGCCGTGCCGGGCCTTCTGATGGAGATCGCCGCCGGCGAGCGCCGCGGCGTGCGGGCTGCGATCATCGCCTGTTTCGACGACACCGGCCTCGACGCCGCGCGGGCCATGGCCGCCATTCCCGTCATCGGCATCTGCGAGGCGGCACTCAGCATGGCCTCCTTCATCGCTCAGCGCTTCACTGTCGTAACCACCACCGAACGCTCGCGCGTGCCGGTGGAGGGACTGGTGCAACGCTACGGCATGGCGGGACGGGCGCGTGTGCGGGCCGCCGACATTCCGGTGCTGGCGCTCGAGGATCCGGCATCGGGAGCGATTGGCAAACTGCGCGACGAGATCGCCCGTGCCGTTGAGGAGGATCGTGCGGAGGCCATCGTGCTTGGCTGCGCCGGCATGGCGGACCTTGCGCACCAGTTGCAGGCGGATTTCGGACTGCCTGTCATCGACGGCGTCGGCGCCGCGATCAAGCAGGCCGAAGCGCTGATTGCGCTCGGTCTCTCGACATCGAAACGCGGCGCCTATGCCAGCCCGCTGGCCAAGCCCTATCGTGGTATGCTGAAATCGTTCTCGCCCGGAGCTGTCGCGGCGGAGTAAGCACCATGAAACCGATCATCCGCGCGCTGTCGCTTGGGGAATTGACTGATCTCATCGACTGGGCGGCTGACGAGGGCTGGAACCCCGGCCTTGAGGATGCGGCAATGTTCCAGGCAGCGGACCCGGAGGGGTTCATCGGTGCCTTTGTCGGGGACGAAATGGTCGCCGCGATCTCGGCGGTAGCCTATGGGCAGGATTTCGGTTTCATTGGTCTCTACATCTGCCGCTCGGACATGCGCGGCAAGGGCTATGGCAAGGCGGTGTGGACCGCGGGCATGGACCGGCTGGCCGGGCGCACCATCGGCCTCGATGGCGTCGAGGAGCAGCAGGCCAACTACCGGAGCAAGGGGTTCAAACCGGTCTACGAGACCATCCGCTACAGCGGGCGCCCCGCGGCCCTGCCCGTCCGCGCCGAGCGGCCACGCATGGCGACCGCGCAGCCGACGCCCGACATCGTCGGATATGATGCGCTTTGCTTTCCGGCTCCCCGGCGCTCTTTCCTGCAGCGATGGCTGCAGCCGCCACACCATGCCGTTGCAGCGGTCACGTCCGAGGGCACGACCGGCTACGCGGTGGCGCGAGCCTGCCGCAGCGGCTTCAAGATCGGCCCGCTCTTCGCAGACGACTCGGAGACCGCATTGGAATTGCTCGAGGCGTTGGCGGGCGCGTGCGATGGTGGCGAATTGAACATCGATGTCCCGGCCACCCAGGTGGATTTCATTGCGGCGCTCGGGGCGGCCGGTTTCTCACCGACCTTCAGCACCACCCGCATGTACAAAGGGCCGCCACCGAAGCTCGATGCGGCCAATGTATTCGGCGTGACGACGCTGGAGCTGGGATAGGCCGGGCGCGCCGCCTTCAGGCCGCGGAGCGCCGTCCCGGTGTGCCCGGCGGCTCATGGCCAAGCGGTGTCACCAGCGTCAGGTCGGGATAGCCGCTCTCGATCAGCTTGACCGCGGCCTTCGTCACCTCGTCGTCCGGCTCCAGCATGGACAGGAAGACTTCGGTGGCCTCGCCGCCGAGACGGCTGATGCCTTGCGCATCGGCCGGCCCGCATTCGACCACCACCAGATCATAGGCGGTGGTCAGCGACTGCATGATGATCGGCAGCCGGTCGGCGGCGCGCATGGCGCGAACCGGATCGGCGGTGCCGACAGGAATGACATGGCAGTCGGAATAGAGATCGGCATGGATGACGTCGCTGAACTGCGCCTGCGAGGCGAGCAGATCGGTGATCCCCGGGAAAAGCCCGCTGTCGAGCATCGGCCGCGAGGCAGCACCCGAGGCGGTGAGATCGAGCAGCAGGACGCGCAGGCCGGCGTCGGACACTTCGCGCGCCACTAGGATCGCCGACGCGGCTGCCTCGTCGCCTTCGGGCGAAACAAATATGGCGCGGGCAGCCCCGCTGGCGATCAGCTTTTCCGCGGCCTTTTCGATGTCGATCTCGCCGAGCACCGAGCGCGGCCGCTGTGCCTCCGCGACGGGCTCCGGCTCGGCGACCGATTGGGCCTCGGCGGCAGGTTCAACCTTGGCGGCAGGCTCGGGCTCGGCGACGGGCCGCGGCTGCGCCTCCATCTGCGGTTCCTCGACAGCTTCGGGCCATTGCGTTTCGACGCCACGATCGGCGGACGCGCTGGCGACAGCCGGCTCCAGGCGGACAGACGGCTCAGAGGCGTCCGGCTCCTGGCGGGCAGTTGCCGGCATGGCCACTTCATCGATCGGCGCAAAACGGGCGCCTGGGGCCGGGCGCATCGCGCGGCCCGAGAAGAGCTCCCGCAATAATGTGAATATGGCCGCCAGCAGAAGCGACGCCGCAGCAGCCGCGCCAACGATCGGCCCGACCTTGGGGAAGTATGGCTCGGAAGGCACCGAAGCCGGCGAGGAGACTCGGGCGTCGACCGGCACATAGTTGCGGTCTTGGCGTGAAGCCGCCTCGCGGTAATTGGTCAGATAGAGCTCGAGCTGCTGGCGCTTGGCGGCGGCGTCGCGCTGCAGCGCGTCGAGATCGACCTGCTGTTCGCCGGCCTGCGCCGAAGCCGCCTTCAGTTGGTTGACGTCGGAGACGAGCTGGCTTTCGCGCGCCTTGGCGGCATCGGCCTGCATCACAAGGCCCTTCATGATCTTCTGGGCTTCGCTGCGGATCTGCGCGTCGAGATCGGCGAGCTGTGACTTCGCGGCGCGAACGCGCGGGTGGTTGTCGAGCATCGTCGTCGACAGATCGGCGATGGTGGCGCGCAACTCGGCCTGCCGCTCCCGCAAACGCTGGATCAGGTCGGACGACAGCACTTCCGGCAGCGAATCCAGCGAGCCGCCATTCTGCAGCGCCTTGCGCACGTTGTCGGCGGTGCCTTCGGCCGCGGCGCGATTGGCCCGCACCCGCGACAATTCGGTCGACAGTTCGGCCAGCTGCTGGGTGGCCAGGGTGGCATTGTTGCCGCCCATCAGCAGGTCGGACTGGGCGCGGTAGGCCGCGACCTTGGCCTCGGCATCCCTGACCTGCTTCGAAAGATCGGCGATCTCGGGCGCCAGAAAGTCCGCGGCGGCGGTGTTCGATTCGCTCTTGGCCGCGCCCTGCCCCGCAATATAGGCAGCGGCAATGGCATCGGGGATGGCGGCGGCGAGCTTCGGATCCTCGGAGGAGAACTCGATGGCAACGATGCGGGTCTTTTCAACGCCGAAGACGTTGAGCTTCTCGCGCATCTTCTTCAACACGCGTTCGTCGGCCGGAACATCCATCGGATCGTTCTTCAGCCCGAGCAGGATCAACACGCGGCTGAGCGACGACATGTTGATCGTCTCGTCGAACTCACGCAGCCGCGCCAGGCCGAGTTTCTGCGCCACCTGCTTGAGGATTTCGTTGGATGAAATAATCTGAACCTGGGTGGCGACGCCTTGCTCATCGAGGATCGGCTTGTCGCCGTCATTGTTGGAGCCGGCCGGACGGGTATAAACGGATTCGCGCGGGGCGATTTCCACCTGCGTCTCGGCCTTGTAATGCTTGGTCGCCAATGAAGCGAACGCAAACGCCAGACCTGTCACAACCAGAACGAAGAGCAATATGCGCAGCCAGTTCCTCGCCAGGCTGGCGAAGAGCTGCCTGAGGTCAACGTCGACATCTGCGGCCGCGGACTGAACGGACATGCATCCCTACTCCGAAACTGGGTCAGGATGCACCGTAAACAACTATGGTAACTCAGCCGTTAAGATCGCGGCAATCCTCCATTAGGGATTACTGCCGGCGTCCAAGAAAAACGATAAAAATGGCAAAACCCCTGCTTCGCGCAGCGCTATCGACAGGCTCCTTTACCGGCCATTAACCCTAACAGGATGATAACGAACCCGATCCCTGATGTTTGCTGCGACGCTGCAGCGGCCAGACGAAGGTACGTATCCGGTCATGAAAAGCACTGCTTCCCTCTTTCACGCTCTGCTTGCCGTATCGATGCTCGCCGGCTGCTCCAGCTACCGCCCGACGCCGGCTGCCTTCCACGAGGTCCTCGACCAGCCTTACCGTCTTGGCGCCGGCGACCGCATCCGCGTCACCGTGTTCGAGCAGGAAGGCCTGACCAACACCTACAGCGTCGACCAGTCCGGCTACCTCTCCTTCCCGCTCGTCGGCGCCATTCCAGCGCGTGGCCACACCGCGCAGCAGATGGAAAAGGAGATCGCCGACAAATTGCGGCAAGGCTATCTGCGCGACCCCGACGTCTCGGTCGAGATCGATCGCTACCGGCCGATCTTCGTCATGGGCGAAGTGGGGGCTGCCGGCCAGTATTCCTACGTGCCCGGCCTGACCGTGCAGAAGGCCATCGCCATTGCCGGCGGCTTCTCGCCACGCGCCAACCAGGAAAGCGTCGACATCACCCGCGACATCAACGGCAAGGTGATGACCGGCCGCGTGGTGACATCCGATCCGCTGCTGCCCGGAGATACCGTCTACGTCCGCGAACGCCTGTTCTGACAGACACCACGTGGCGGACAAGCTCAGGATCGTCCACTGCTTTCGTTCACCGGTCGGAGGAATTTTCCGGCATGTGCGCGACCTGACCGAGGCGCAGGTCGCCGCCGGTCATGTGGTTGGCATCGTCTGCGATTCGACCACCGGCGGCGAATTCGAGGAGCGCTTGTTCGAGCAGATGAAGGACATGCTGGCGCTCGGCATCCATCGCACGCCGATGCAGCGCCATGTCGGCCCGGGCGATCTCGCCTCGGCCCGGCGCACCTACAGGATCATCAAGGAATTGCGGCCGGACGTGTTGCACGGGCACGGCGCCAAGGGTGGCGCCTATGCCCGTCTGTTCGGCTCATTGTTGCGGGTATCAAGGTCTCGCGTAGCCCGCCTTTATTCGCCGCATGGCGGCTCCCTCCACTATGACGAAACGACAGCCACGGGGAAGCTGTTCTTC from Mesorhizobium sp. 113-3-3 encodes the following:
- a CDS encoding ABC transporter substrate-binding protein, yielding MTDTQTKTGISRRSLLKTGAAAVGLAAGSGVITGFPTIWAQSNITLRQFGTGVSNLNAIADKCKADLGITLEMTATDSDAAAQRAVTQPDSYDIADIEYWICKKVFPTGVLQPMDVSKLKYYDELVPLFKTGKLTPDSVIAQGTAPHTVGYVEAQDSKTFAKAPTNWFTMVPTIYNADTLGIRPDLVGRDITSWADIMDPAFKGKTAILNIPSIGIMDAAMIMEASGNIKYADKGNMTKDEIDKTIDFLIKAKQGGQFRAFWKSFDESVNLMASGEVVIQSMWSPAVAAVRSKGIACRFQPLKEGYRSWGGGLGLAAHLKGAELDAAYEYINWYTSGWVGGYLNRQGYYSANMVSAKKFMTEDEWGYWIEGKPAKGEIKAPDGTVMEKAGAVRDGGSFEERMGKVACWNSVMDEDRYMVKRWNEFIAA
- a CDS encoding ABC transporter permease, with translation MTVALERPAIAAARPVRRRRLSLGAVTPYLQSAPLALILGAFLLLPIIMIVVVSFWDYDFAAMYPDFLTTNYSDVLGSWVTWKTYLNTIKFAAIVWALTLFIGFWVAYFLAFHIRTTAMQMVLFLVCTVPFLTSNIIRMISWIPVLGRNGLINSTLVHMGLVPKPIEWLLYSEFAVVLAMVHLYTLFMVTPIFNTLMRIDRSLVEAARDAGASGRQVLWNVILPLAKPGMAIGTIFVVTLVMADFSTVQVMSGGQSASVALMMKNQMSLLQYPAAAANAVVLLVLVLLMVAGILRIVDIRREL
- a CDS encoding ABC transporter permease, with protein sequence MSHEKRTLEFYVLAAFFALFVLFLYGPLSAILILSFQGETGGLTFPLNGVSLHWFANLFERQAVGDFGGSFKRSLVLGLMVMVVTVVVSLLAGLAFRQKFRGATALFYLAVASLVVPSIIISLGIGVVFQQVGLRPAWYTSAFGAHLTWTLPFGVLIMFAVFNRFSPAYEEAARDLGATSWQTFIHVVLPMIAPSLIGVGLFGFTLSYDEFARTLMTSGTFNTLPLEIYGMTTNVTTPVLYALGTVTTVFSFLVILATLGAILYVGRRRARA
- a CDS encoding aspartate/glutamate racemase family protein codes for the protein MKILVVNPNTTASMTETIAAAARGVAGVSTEIVAVTSSTGPASIEGYYDEALAVPGLLMEIAAGERRGVRAAIIACFDDTGLDAARAMAAIPVIGICEAALSMASFIAQRFTVVTTTERSRVPVEGLVQRYGMAGRARVRAADIPVLALEDPASGAIGKLRDEIARAVEEDRAEAIVLGCAGMADLAHQLQADFGLPVIDGVGAAIKQAEALIALGLSTSKRGAYASPLAKPYRGMLKSFSPGAVAAE
- a CDS encoding GNAT family N-acetyltransferase, whose amino-acid sequence is MKPIIRALSLGELTDLIDWAADEGWNPGLEDAAMFQAADPEGFIGAFVGDEMVAAISAVAYGQDFGFIGLYICRSDMRGKGYGKAVWTAGMDRLAGRTIGLDGVEEQQANYRSKGFKPVYETIRYSGRPAALPVRAERPRMATAQPTPDIVGYDALCFPAPRRSFLQRWLQPPHHAVAAVTSEGTTGYAVARACRSGFKIGPLFADDSETALELLEALAGACDGGELNIDVPATQVDFIAALGAAGFSPTFSTTRMYKGPPPKLDAANVFGVTTLELG
- a CDS encoding GumC family protein, with protein sequence MSVQSAAADVDVDLRQLFASLARNWLRILLFVLVVTGLAFAFASLATKHYKAETQVEIAPRESVYTRPAGSNNDGDKPILDEQGVATQVQIISSNEILKQVAQKLGLARLREFDETINMSSLSRVLILLGLKNDPMDVPADERVLKKMREKLNVFGVEKTRIVAIEFSSEDPKLAAAIPDAIAAAYIAGQGAAKSESNTAAADFLAPEIADLSKQVRDAEAKVAAYRAQSDLLMGGNNATLATQQLAELSTELSRVRANRAAAEGTADNVRKALQNGGSLDSLPEVLSSDLIQRLRERQAELRATIADLSTTMLDNHPRVRAAKSQLADLDAQIRSEAQKIMKGLVMQADAAKARESQLVSDVNQLKAASAQAGEQQVDLDALQRDAAAKRQQLELYLTNYREAASRQDRNYVPVDARVSSPASVPSEPYFPKVGPIVGAAAAASLLLAAIFTLLRELFSGRAMRPAPGARFAPIDEVAMPATARQEPDASEPSVRLEPAVASASADRGVETQWPEAVEEPQMEAQPRPVAEPEPAAKVEPAAEAQSVAEPEPVAEAQRPRSVLGEIDIEKAAEKLIASGAARAIFVSPEGDEAAASAILVAREVSDAGLRVLLLDLTASGAASRPMLDSGLFPGITDLLASQAQFSDVIHADLYSDCHVIPVGTADPVRAMRAADRLPIIMQSLTTAYDLVVVECGPADAQGISRLGGEATEVFLSMLEPDDEVTKAAVKLIESGYPDLTLVTPLGHEPPGTPGRRSAA
- a CDS encoding polysaccharide biosynthesis/export family protein translates to MKSTASLFHALLAVSMLAGCSSYRPTPAAFHEVLDQPYRLGAGDRIRVTVFEQEGLTNTYSVDQSGYLSFPLVGAIPARGHTAQQMEKEIADKLRQGYLRDPDVSVEIDRYRPIFVMGEVGAAGQYSYVPGLTVQKAIAIAGGFSPRANQESVDITRDINGKVMTGRVVTSDPLLPGDTVYVRERLF